A region from the Pseudomonas promysalinigenes genome encodes:
- the pqqB gene encoding pyrroloquinoline quinone biosynthesis protein PqqB, producing MYIQILGSAAGGGFPQWNCNCVNCKGFRDGSLRATARTQSSIALSDDGEHWILCNASPDIRAQLQAFAPMQPARALRDTGINAIVLLDSQIDHTTGLLSLREGCPHQVWCTDMVHQDLTTGFPLFNMLSHWNGGLQWNRIELEGSFVIDACPNLRFTPFPLRSAAPPYSPHRFDPHPGDNLGLLVEDSRTGGKLFYAPGLGQVDAKLLQMMHSADCLLVDGTLWEDDEMQRRGVGTRTGREMGHLAQNGPGGMLEVLDGFPRQRKVLIHINNTNPILDEDSPERAEVQRRGVEVAFDGMSIEL from the coding sequence ATGTACATCCAGATTCTCGGTTCCGCCGCCGGCGGGGGTTTCCCGCAGTGGAACTGCAACTGCGTGAACTGCAAGGGCTTTCGCGATGGTAGCCTGCGCGCCACGGCACGAACCCAGTCGTCCATTGCCTTGTCCGACGACGGTGAGCACTGGATCCTGTGCAACGCTTCGCCCGACATTCGCGCCCAACTGCAGGCCTTCGCGCCCATGCAGCCTGCGCGCGCACTGCGCGATACCGGCATCAACGCTATCGTCCTGCTCGACAGCCAGATCGACCACACCACCGGCCTGCTCAGCCTGCGCGAAGGCTGCCCGCACCAGGTCTGGTGCACGGACATGGTCCACCAAGACCTGACCACCGGCTTCCCGCTGTTCAACATGCTCAGCCACTGGAACGGCGGACTGCAGTGGAATCGCATCGAGCTTGAGGGCAGCTTCGTTATCGACGCCTGCCCAAACCTCAGATTCACACCGTTCCCCCTGCGCAGCGCAGCGCCGCCCTACTCGCCGCACCGCTTCGACCCGCACCCGGGCGACAACCTTGGCCTGCTGGTCGAGGATTCCCGCACAGGGGGCAAGCTGTTCTACGCACCCGGCCTCGGCCAGGTCGACGCCAAACTGCTGCAGATGATGCACAGTGCCGACTGCCTGCTGGTCGACGGCACGCTGTGGGAGGATGATGAAATGCAGCGGCGCGGTGTCGGCACCCGCACCGGCCGCGAGATGGGCCACCTGGCGCAGAACGGCCCCGGCGGCATGCTCGAAGTGCTCGACGGCTTCCCACGGCAACGTAAGGTGCTCATCCACATCAACAACACCAACCCAATCCTCGATGAAGACTCACCCGAGCGCGCCGAGGTCCAGCGTCGTGGGGTGGAAGTCGCCTTCGACGGCATGAGCATCGAGTTGTAA
- the pqqF gene encoding pyrroloquinoline quinone biosynthesis protein PqqF, which yields MSDTNSHVTLANGLQLILRHAPHLKRSAAALRVHAGSHDAAPQWPGLAHFLEHLFFLGTARFPLEDGLMRYVQALGGQVNASTRERTTDFFFEVPPAALAGGLERLCQMLAEPDLGIERQRREREVIHAEFIAWSRNPQAQQQFALLQSVAGNHPLSAFHAGNRYSLPLQSSAFQDALVGFHQRFYHAGQITLSLCGPQPLDELERLGRRLAGIFKRAAAVPQAMPPVLASGEPLLFAHQGLPAGAERALALLMANLSDNRPGSWLGELQRRGWLKECKVEQLYAFAGQLLWHIDLKLNPCADSSEVLKLLHGWFGYIRQASPTTLNQAFGLLQQRRQRSAGALALARADSAAQPFAALDSQGLTALAALLEQLPQRATHPWQLPEPDPLLLDEMPAHQAGALPPSLSVSSLLPPTRHHAALFLRWHIASPSRRPLQRGLERALQPLQMRCEQAGVQLQFSGAGDYWQLRCAGHPAAVIRATAQALTSLQAPCDWPSPAPEAPALIPIRALIGQLPDAVLGSRAEPQAHCAADQTQLDDAWQHSRWHGLAVGFDTDALQALGALLQSCPGQGVSPSPAARWAGRRWQRANVPGSENALLLFCPVPDGQQGCGRLLAQSLQGPVYQRLRVELQLGYAVFSTFRQIEGVGGLLFGVQSPHASQAEILGHLHALLRNGVTLDEHARKALAEQFDEPAMANADVAEWAWQARLAAEPDDLRGLKRAILDVRQADLDGLLRQLLAEDHAWLCVANAAAPDSSWK from the coding sequence ATGAGCGACACCAACAGCCACGTCACGCTGGCCAACGGCCTGCAGCTGATATTACGCCATGCGCCACATCTCAAGCGCTCGGCTGCGGCCCTGCGCGTGCACGCCGGCAGCCATGATGCTGCGCCCCAGTGGCCTGGCCTGGCGCACTTTCTTGAACACCTGTTCTTCCTGGGTACAGCGCGCTTCCCACTGGAAGATGGGCTTATGCGCTACGTTCAGGCCTTGGGCGGCCAAGTCAATGCCAGTACCCGTGAACGCACCACCGACTTTTTCTTCGAAGTCCCGCCTGCCGCCTTGGCCGGGGGGCTGGAGCGTCTGTGCCAGATGCTTGCCGAACCTGACCTTGGCATCGAGCGCCAGCGGCGCGAGCGTGAGGTGATCCACGCCGAATTCATCGCCTGGTCGCGCAACCCTCAGGCTCAACAGCAGTTTGCTCTGCTGCAATCAGTAGCGGGCAATCACCCGCTCAGCGCTTTTCATGCCGGTAACCGTTATTCCCTCCCACTGCAGAGCAGTGCTTTCCAGGATGCCCTCGTGGGGTTTCACCAACGCTTCTATCACGCCGGCCAGATTACCCTGAGCCTCTGCGGGCCACAGCCGCTGGATGAACTGGAACGACTCGGCAGACGATTGGCGGGCATCTTCAAACGGGCGGCCGCGGTACCACAAGCTATGCCGCCGGTTTTGGCCAGTGGCGAGCCGCTACTGTTCGCCCATCAGGGCCTGCCGGCAGGGGCAGAACGGGCATTGGCGCTGCTGATGGCCAACCTCAGCGACAACCGCCCCGGCAGTTGGCTAGGTGAACTGCAGCGCCGGGGATGGCTCAAGGAGTGCAAAGTCGAGCAGTTGTATGCTTTCGCCGGGCAACTGCTCTGGCACATCGATTTGAAGCTCAACCCCTGTGCCGATAGCAGCGAGGTACTGAAGCTGTTGCACGGCTGGTTCGGCTATATTCGCCAAGCATCGCCCACAACGCTCAACCAGGCGTTCGGACTTTTGCAGCAGCGTCGCCAGCGCAGTGCCGGCGCCTTGGCGCTGGCCCGCGCAGACAGCGCCGCGCAGCCATTTGCGGCACTGGACAGCCAAGGGCTCACCGCACTTGCGGCGCTGCTCGAGCAATTGCCACAACGCGCCACCCACCCATGGCAGTTGCCCGAGCCTGACCCCTTGTTGCTCGACGAGATGCCCGCTCATCAGGCAGGAGCGCTGCCGCCTTCACTCAGTGTCAGCAGCCTGTTGCCGCCAACCCGGCACCATGCAGCGCTGTTTCTGCGTTGGCACATAGCATCACCCTCGCGTCGGCCTCTTCAGCGGGGACTTGAACGTGCCTTGCAGCCTTTACAGATGCGCTGCGAGCAGGCCGGCGTGCAATTGCAATTCAGTGGGGCCGGTGACTACTGGCAACTGCGCTGTGCTGGGCACCCCGCAGCGGTGATACGCGCCACCGCCCAGGCCCTGACGAGCTTGCAGGCACCTTGCGACTGGCCGTCCCCTGCACCTGAAGCCCCCGCCCTGATACCTATCAGAGCCTTGATCGGTCAGTTGCCGGATGCCGTACTCGGCTCACGCGCAGAACCCCAGGCGCACTGCGCGGCTGACCAAACGCAGCTCGACGACGCCTGGCAGCACAGCCGCTGGCACGGCCTGGCCGTAGGCTTCGATACAGATGCGTTGCAGGCTCTGGGTGCATTGCTGCAAAGCTGCCCTGGCCAAGGTGTGTCGCCTTCACCTGCGGCCCGCTGGGCTGGCCGCCGCTGGCAGCGGGCCAATGTGCCTGGCAGTGAAAATGCCCTTCTGCTGTTTTGCCCCGTGCCTGACGGGCAGCAAGGCTGCGGCCGCCTACTGGCCCAGAGCCTGCAGGGGCCGGTGTATCAACGCCTGCGGGTCGAGTTGCAATTAGGCTACGCGGTATTCAGTACCTTTCGTCAGATCGAGGGCGTAGGTGGCCTGCTATTCGGCGTGCAGTCGCCACATGCCAGCCAGGCAGAAATCCTCGGCCACCTGCACGCGCTTCTACGCAATGGTGTGACACTGGACGAGCATGCGCGCAAGGCCCTGGCCGAGCAGTTCGACGAACCCGCCATGGCCAACGCCGATGTAGCCGAATGGGCATGGCAAGCACGATTGGCCGCTGAACCTGACGATTTGAGGGGTTTGAAACGGGCTATTCTGGACGTGCGACAAGCGGATCTGGATGGTCTGCTTCGCCAGTTGCTCGCTGAAGATCACGCTTGGCTTTGCGTGGCCAATGCCGCAGCGCCGGACAGCTCCTGGAAGTGA
- the pqqD gene encoding pyrroloquinoline quinone biosynthesis peptide chaperone PqqD: protein MSLQRNQVPNWRPGYRFQYEPAQKGHVLLYPEGMIKLNESASLIGGLIDGKRDVAAIIAELEQQFPGVPEVADDIEQFMEVARAEHWITLA, encoded by the coding sequence ATGAGCTTGCAACGTAACCAAGTGCCAAACTGGCGCCCTGGCTACCGCTTCCAGTACGAACCGGCGCAGAAAGGCCACGTGCTCTTGTACCCAGAGGGCATGATCAAGCTCAACGAAAGCGCCAGCCTGATCGGTGGGTTGATCGACGGCAAGCGTGATGTGGCGGCAATCATCGCCGAACTCGAACAGCAATTTCCTGGTGTGCCCGAGGTCGCTGACGACATTGAGCAATTCATGGAGGTGGCCCGTGCCGAACACTGGATCACCCTCGCCTGA
- a CDS encoding carbon-nitrogen hydrolase family protein encodes MRIALFQGTPSPLDVPGNLQRLRHQAHLAAERGAQLLVCPEMFLSGYNIGLAQAERLAEAEDGPSAMEVVEIAQAHRIAIVYGYPERAEDGAIYNSVQLIDAHGSSLCNYRKTHLFGELDRAMFSAGADHFPVVELQGWKLGLLICYDIEFPENARRLALAGAELILVPTANMVPYDFVCQVTVRSRAQENQCYLVYANYCGAEDEIQYCGQSSIIGPDGSLLAMAGRDECLLLADLEHDRLMRARQAFPYLTDLRQELNWRRG; translated from the coding sequence ATGCGCATCGCTCTGTTTCAGGGTACCCCCAGCCCGTTGGATGTACCCGGTAACCTGCAACGCCTGCGCCACCAGGCGCACCTGGCGGCCGAGCGAGGCGCACAGTTGCTGGTGTGCCCGGAGATGTTCCTGAGCGGCTACAACATCGGCCTGGCCCAGGCAGAACGGCTGGCCGAAGCCGAAGATGGCCCTTCGGCCATGGAGGTGGTGGAGATCGCTCAGGCGCACCGCATCGCCATCGTTTACGGCTATCCCGAGCGCGCCGAGGACGGGGCGATCTACAACAGTGTGCAGTTGATCGACGCCCATGGCAGCAGCCTGTGCAATTACCGCAAGACTCACCTGTTCGGCGAGCTGGATCGGGCGATGTTCAGCGCAGGTGCCGATCACTTCCCGGTGGTGGAGCTGCAAGGCTGGAAGCTCGGCCTGCTGATCTGCTATGACATCGAATTCCCGGAAAACGCCCGGCGCCTGGCGCTGGCGGGGGCCGAGCTGATCCTTGTGCCGACCGCTAACATGGTGCCGTACGACTTCGTCTGCCAGGTGACCGTGCGCTCGCGGGCGCAGGAGAATCAGTGCTACTTGGTGTACGCCAACTATTGCGGCGCTGAGGACGAGATCCAGTACTGCGGGCAAAGCAGCATCATCGGGCCGGACGGCAGTTTGCTGGCCATGGCCGGGCGCGACGAGTGCCTTTTGCTGGCAGACCTGGAACACGACCGCCTGATGCGAGCACGCCAAGCATTCCCCTATCTGACCGATCTGCGTCAGGAGTTGAATTGGCGTAGAGGCTGA
- the pqqC gene encoding pyrroloquinoline-quinone synthase PqqC: MSDALPLSPAEFEQALRAKGAYYHIHHPYHVAMYQGRASREQIQGWVANRFYYQVNIPMKDAAILANCPDREVRREWIQRLLDHDGAPGEDGGIEAWLRLGQAVGLDPDQLRSQELVLPGVRFAVDAYVNFARRASWQEAASSSLTELFAPQIHQSRLDSWPQHYPWIDPAGYEYFRTRLGQARRDVEHGLAITLQHYTTRAGQERMLEILQFKLDILWSMLDAMSMAYELNRPPYHTVTQQRVWHKGIAL; the protein is encoded by the coding sequence GTGAGCGACGCACTGCCATTGTCACCTGCCGAATTCGAACAGGCCCTGCGCGCCAAGGGCGCGTACTACCACATTCACCACCCCTACCATGTGGCGATGTATCAAGGCCGCGCCAGCCGAGAGCAGATTCAAGGCTGGGTGGCCAACCGCTTCTACTACCAGGTCAACATCCCGATGAAGGATGCCGCGATCCTGGCCAACTGCCCGGATCGCGAAGTGCGCCGTGAGTGGATCCAGCGCCTGCTCGACCACGACGGCGCACCGGGTGAAGATGGCGGTATCGAAGCCTGGCTGCGCTTGGGTCAAGCAGTGGGTCTGGACCCTGATCAGCTGCGTTCACAAGAGCTGGTGCTGCCAGGCGTGCGCTTTGCCGTGGATGCCTATGTCAATTTCGCCCGCCGTGCGAGTTGGCAGGAAGCGGCCAGCAGCTCGTTGACCGAACTGTTCGCCCCGCAGATCCACCAATCGCGCCTGGACAGCTGGCCGCAACACTACCCGTGGATCGACCCGGCCGGTTACGAGTATTTCCGCACTCGCCTGGGCCAGGCCCGACGCGATGTGGAACATGGCCTGGCGATCACCCTGCAGCACTACACCACCCGGGCGGGCCAGGAGCGCATGCTGGAGATCCTGCAATTCAAACTGGATATCCTCTGGAGCATGCTCGATGCCATGAGCATGGCCTACGAGCTGAACCGCCCGCCTTACCACACCGTCACCCAGCAACGGGTCTGGCACAAAGGGATAGCCCTATGA
- the pqqA gene encoding pyrroloquinoline quinone precursor peptide PqqA encodes MWTKPAYTDLRIGFEVTMYFANR; translated from the coding sequence ATGTGGACCAAACCAGCTTACACTGACCTGCGTATCGGCTTTGAAGTGACCATGTACTTCGCCAACCGCTAA